The proteins below come from a single Vibrio natriegens NBRC 15636 = ATCC 14048 = DSM 759 genomic window:
- a CDS encoding metal-dependent hydrolase gives MTITATKIRFCHQTWQLESPVQLIEHNDEVSYLVTETTPFHPVSHIWPDHPADKGSIEIDGTLFTVLDCQVGAVEQATNTLYVGTAIPVKRDTAGWTFVVVHVLPRVESLEPDMMIALQVDKPYQLSLSRGHSAGHLAYLALNKVLADGYWRKDADRKDPHGYYDFNSYAQETSFVTPDKCVDTYRLGKTLRKRGLNSADMLSDLSDIEHKVNAQLSEWLQRKETIIIECHGDNLTDSRYWKCDLGEGEIAVIPCGGTHASHLNEFASIQVTLIECDPQTIEMHTEVKAFSDN, from the coding sequence ATGACGATTACTGCGACTAAAATTCGCTTCTGTCATCAGACATGGCAGCTAGAATCTCCTGTTCAACTCATCGAGCATAACGATGAAGTAAGCTATCTGGTGACTGAAACCACGCCTTTTCATCCCGTAAGCCACATTTGGCCCGATCACCCTGCTGATAAAGGCTCGATTGAGATAGACGGAACGTTATTCACGGTTCTCGACTGTCAGGTTGGTGCGGTAGAGCAAGCCACAAACACACTGTATGTTGGAACTGCAATTCCTGTAAAACGAGATACAGCAGGCTGGACGTTTGTTGTCGTGCATGTGCTACCGAGAGTCGAGTCACTTGAGCCAGATATGATGATTGCTTTGCAAGTGGATAAACCCTATCAGCTTTCTCTGAGTCGTGGTCACAGTGCCGGACATCTTGCTTACTTAGCATTAAATAAAGTACTGGCCGATGGTTATTGGCGTAAAGACGCCGACCGTAAAGACCCTCATGGTTATTATGATTTTAACAGCTATGCTCAGGAGACAAGCTTCGTTACGCCGGACAAGTGCGTGGATACGTATCGTTTAGGTAAAACACTCCGAAAAAGAGGGCTAAACAGCGCAGATATGCTGTCGGACCTTAGTGACATAGAACATAAGGTCAATGCTCAGTTGTCAGAATGGCTTCAGCGCAAAGAGACGATCATTATAGAGTGTCATGGTGATAATCTTACCGATTCTCGCTATTGGAAGTGCGATCTGGGAGAAGGGGAAATCGCTGTGATCCCTTGTGGCGGAACGCATGCCAGTCATTTAAATGAGTTTGCCTCAATACAAGTAACCTTAATAGAATGTGACCCACAAACCATTGAAATGCACACCGAAGTAAAAGCGTTTTCAGACAATTAG
- a CDS encoding zinc ribbon domain-containing protein: protein MQQNICPTCDVELEWTGQYHCNQCESDFKKVGFCPDCDAELEKLQACGAANYFCNTCNELKSKSRVRFEFQKID, encoded by the coding sequence ATGCAGCAGAATATTTGTCCGACTTGTGACGTTGAATTAGAGTGGACGGGTCAGTATCACTGTAACCAGTGTGAGTCCGATTTCAAAAAGGTAGGGTTTTGTCCCGATTGTGACGCTGAACTGGAAAAGCTTCAGGCTTGTGGGGCGGCGAATTACTTCTGTAATACTTGTAATGAACTCAAATCAAAATCTCGAGTTCGATTTGAGTTTCAAAAGATAGACTAA
- the xseA gene encoding exodeoxyribonuclease VII large subunit: MLSQTNQNIFTVSRLNAEVRLLLENEMGIVWLVGEISNFSAPVSGHWYLTLKDSRAQVKCAMFRGNNRRVTFKPANGNQVLVKARLSLYEPRGDYQLIIESMQPEGDGRLQQEFEELKMKLAAEGLFAQTNKQILPEHPKRVGVITSKTGAALYDILDVLKRRDPSLPVVIYPTMVQGEDAAIQIAQAIGRANSRNECDVLIVGRGGGSLEDLWCFNNEILARTISASQIPIISAVGHEVDVTIADFVADVRAPTPSAAAELVSRDNSHKDQALVTRQHKLASAMRYYLAEQKQQAAQLLHRLERQHPSYQLQRQSQQLDELDVRLRRAMQRFIDTRQQAIERKHHRLQLNSPVRHLAQQKSRLDRVEQKLLDAMDRKLLTVRHQLAMAAEKLEAVSPLATLKRGYSITQTEQGKVITQAEDVKTGDRLVTRLANGEIRSTVN, translated from the coding sequence GTGCTCTCCCAGACCAATCAAAACATTTTCACCGTTTCTCGTCTTAATGCAGAAGTCCGCCTCCTGTTGGAAAATGAAATGGGGATCGTCTGGCTTGTCGGAGAGATTTCAAACTTCTCAGCCCCTGTCTCTGGTCATTGGTACCTCACGCTAAAAGACTCTCGCGCGCAAGTTAAATGTGCCATGTTTCGTGGCAACAATCGTCGTGTGACTTTCAAGCCAGCAAACGGTAACCAAGTATTAGTAAAAGCACGCCTGTCTCTGTATGAGCCTCGTGGCGACTACCAACTTATCATCGAAAGTATGCAGCCAGAAGGCGATGGTCGTCTGCAGCAAGAGTTTGAAGAACTCAAGATGAAACTGGCAGCAGAAGGTTTGTTTGCCCAAACGAACAAACAGATTTTGCCAGAGCACCCAAAACGCGTGGGCGTAATCACCTCTAAAACCGGTGCGGCACTTTACGATATCCTCGATGTATTAAAACGCCGTGACCCTTCTCTTCCCGTTGTAATTTATCCGACTATGGTTCAGGGAGAAGATGCCGCTATTCAAATCGCACAAGCAATTGGTCGTGCAAACAGCCGTAATGAATGTGACGTGCTTATTGTTGGCCGTGGTGGTGGTTCATTAGAAGATTTATGGTGCTTTAACAACGAGATCCTTGCACGTACGATCTCGGCCAGCCAAATCCCAATCATTAGTGCCGTAGGCCACGAAGTCGATGTAACGATTGCTGACTTTGTTGCCGACGTTCGAGCACCAACGCCTTCGGCAGCTGCGGAGCTGGTGAGCCGCGATAATAGTCATAAAGATCAAGCCCTCGTTACTCGTCAACATAAATTGGCGAGCGCAATGCGTTACTATTTGGCGGAACAAAAACAGCAAGCAGCGCAACTTCTCCACCGTTTAGAGCGTCAACATCCTAGCTATCAGTTGCAGCGTCAATCGCAGCAATTAGATGAACTAGATGTACGACTGCGCAGAGCAATGCAACGCTTCATCGATACTCGTCAGCAAGCGATTGAGCGTAAACACCATCGTCTGCAATTGAATTCTCCTGTCAGGCACTTAGCTCAACAAAAATCGAGACTAGACCGTGTCGAGCAAAAGCTGTTGGACGCCATGGATCGCAAATTACTGACTGTGCGTCATCAATTGGCAATGGCTGCAGAAAAGCTGGAGGCAGTGAGCCCTCTTGCAACCCTCAAACGTGGCTATTCCATCACGCAAACAGAGCAAGGCAAGGTGATTACACAAGCTGAAGATGTGAAAACGGGCGACCGTCTGGTCACCCGTTTAGCAAATGGCGAGATTCGCTCGACCGTGAACTAA
- the guaB gene encoding IMP dehydrogenase, with protein MLRIAKEALTFDDVLLVPAHSTVLPNTADLRTQLTKNIALNIPMISASMDTVTEARLAIALAQEGGIGFIHKNMSIEQQAAEVRKVKKFESGVVTDPVTVNPDATIADVVALTEKHGFAGFPVVTEHNELVGIITGRDVRFVTDLSKKVSSVMTPKEKLAAVEEGATREEVQEKMHEARVEKVLVVNDDFKLTGMITAKDFHKAERKPNACKDGRGRLRVGAAVGAGAGNEERVAALVEAGVDVLLIDSSHGHSEGVLQRIRDTRAAYPDLDIIGGNVATGAGAKALIEAGVSAVKVGIGPGSICTTRIVTGVGVPQITAIADAAEVANEYGVPVIADGGIRFSGDICKAIVAGASCVMVGSMFAGTEEAPGEVILYNGRSYKAYRGMGSLGAMSQGSSDRYFQSDNAADKLVPEGIEGRIAYKGRLKEIVHQQMGGLRSSMGLTGSATIEDMRTKAEFVRISGAGMQESHVHDVQITKEAPNYRLGN; from the coding sequence ATGCTAAGAATTGCCAAAGAAGCGCTGACATTCGACGACGTACTGCTAGTGCCAGCACACTCCACCGTTCTCCCAAACACAGCTGATCTTCGCACTCAGCTAACGAAAAATATTGCTCTGAATATTCCAATGATTTCTGCGTCTATGGATACCGTGACGGAAGCTCGTCTCGCTATTGCGCTTGCGCAGGAAGGTGGCATTGGCTTTATCCACAAAAACATGTCTATTGAGCAGCAGGCAGCTGAAGTTCGTAAAGTTAAAAAATTCGAATCAGGTGTTGTTACAGACCCTGTGACAGTAAACCCTGATGCAACCATCGCTGACGTAGTCGCACTGACTGAAAAACACGGTTTTGCTGGCTTCCCTGTTGTCACTGAGCACAATGAACTTGTTGGTATCATCACTGGCCGTGACGTTCGCTTTGTTACTGACCTTTCTAAGAAAGTATCTTCTGTTATGACGCCAAAAGAAAAATTGGCGGCTGTAGAAGAAGGTGCGACTCGTGAAGAAGTGCAGGAAAAAATGCACGAAGCACGTGTAGAGAAAGTACTGGTTGTAAATGATGATTTCAAACTGACTGGTATGATCACAGCGAAAGACTTCCACAAAGCAGAGCGTAAACCAAACGCATGTAAAGATGGACGTGGTCGTCTACGCGTTGGTGCAGCAGTTGGTGCTGGTGCAGGTAACGAAGAACGTGTTGCTGCACTAGTTGAAGCTGGCGTTGACGTACTGCTAATCGACTCTTCTCACGGTCACTCTGAAGGCGTTCTACAACGTATTCGTGATACTCGTGCTGCTTACCCAGATCTAGATATCATCGGCGGTAACGTTGCAACAGGTGCTGGCGCGAAAGCTCTTATCGAAGCTGGCGTAAGCGCAGTAAAAGTTGGTATCGGCCCTGGTTCTATCTGTACGACTCGTATCGTAACTGGTGTTGGTGTTCCTCAAATTACAGCAATCGCAGATGCGGCTGAAGTAGCGAATGAATACGGTGTTCCTGTTATCGCAGATGGCGGTATCCGTTTCTCAGGCGACATCTGTAAAGCAATCGTAGCTGGCGCATCATGTGTGATGGTTGGTTCTATGTTTGCAGGTACAGAAGAAGCACCGGGCGAAGTGATTCTTTACAACGGCCGTTCTTACAAAGCTTACCGCGGCATGGGTTCTTTGGGCGCAATGTCTCAAGGTTCTTCTGACCGTTACTTCCAGTCTGACAACGCTGCAGACAAGCTTGTACCTGAAGGTATCGAAGGTCGTATCGCATACAAAGGTCGTCTGAAAGAGATCGTACACCAGCAAATGGGTGGTCTACGTTCAAGCATGGGTCTAACGGGTTCTGCAACTATCGAAGATATGCGTACTAAAGCTGAATTTGTACGTATCTCTGGTGCAGGTATGCAAGAGTCTCATGTACATGACGTTCAGATTACTAAGGAAGCGCCAAACTACCGCCTAGGTAACTAA
- the guaA gene encoding glutamine-hydrolyzing GMP synthase: MTKNIHDQRILILDFGSQYTQLVARRVREIGVYCELWSWDVEEADIREFNPDGIILSGGPESVTEENSPRAPQYVFDSGVPVLGVCYGMQTMAEQLGGKVAGSNEREFGYAQVKVSGESALFKDLEATQDVWMSHGDKVVEIPADFVKVGETDTCPYAAMANEEKKYYGVQFHPEVTHTKQGLQILENFVLGVCGCERLWTSESIIEDAVARIKEQVGDDEVILGLSGGVDSSVVAMLVHRAIGDKLTCVFVDNGLLRLNEGQQVMDMFGDKFGLNIIKVDAEDRFLDALKGKSDPEDKRKTIGHVFVDVFDEESKKLANAKWLAQGTIYPDVIESAASKTGKAHVIKSHHNVGGLPEDMEMGLVEPLRELFKDEVRKIGLELGLPYNMLYRHPFPGPGLGVRVLGEIKKEYCDLLRRADAIFIEELHAADLYNKVSQAFTVFLPVRSVGVMGDGRKYDWVVSLRAVETIDFMTAHWAHLPYDFLGKVSNRIINEVDGISRVVYDISGKPPATIEWE; encoded by the coding sequence ATGACTAAAAATATCCATGACCAACGTATTCTGATCTTGGACTTCGGTTCTCAGTACACTCAATTAGTTGCTCGTCGCGTACGTGAAATCGGCGTTTACTGTGAACTATGGAGCTGGGACGTAGAAGAAGCGGATATTCGCGAATTCAACCCAGATGGCATCATCCTATCTGGCGGTCCTGAAAGCGTAACGGAAGAAAACTCTCCACGCGCTCCTCAATATGTATTTGACTCAGGTGTTCCTGTTCTTGGTGTATGTTACGGCATGCAGACCATGGCAGAGCAGCTAGGTGGTAAAGTTGCAGGCTCAAACGAGCGTGAGTTTGGCTACGCACAAGTTAAAGTTTCTGGCGAATCTGCACTATTCAAAGATCTTGAAGCAACTCAAGACGTATGGATGAGCCACGGTGACAAAGTAGTAGAAATCCCAGCAGACTTCGTAAAAGTAGGTGAGACAGATACATGTCCTTACGCTGCGATGGCGAATGAAGAGAAGAAATACTACGGCGTTCAGTTCCACCCAGAAGTAACGCACACAAAACAAGGCCTACAAATTCTAGAGAACTTTGTTCTTGGTGTATGTGGTTGTGAGCGTCTTTGGACTTCTGAATCTATCATCGAAGACGCAGTCGCTCGCATTAAAGAGCAAGTAGGTGACGACGAAGTTATCCTTGGTCTGTCTGGTGGTGTGGATTCATCGGTTGTTGCTATGTTGGTTCACCGCGCTATTGGCGACAAGCTAACGTGTGTATTCGTTGACAACGGTCTGCTTCGTCTAAACGAAGGTCAGCAAGTAATGGATATGTTTGGCGACAAGTTCGGTCTAAACATCATCAAAGTTGACGCAGAAGATCGTTTCCTTGACGCGCTAAAAGGCAAGTCTGACCCAGAAGATAAGCGTAAGACAATCGGTCACGTATTCGTAGACGTATTCGATGAAGAGTCTAAGAAACTGGCTAACGCAAAATGGCTAGCGCAGGGTACTATCTACCCAGACGTAATCGAATCAGCAGCTTCTAAAACTGGTAAAGCGCACGTGATTAAATCACACCACAACGTGGGCGGCCTACCTGAAGATATGGAAATGGGTCTGGTTGAGCCTCTACGTGAGCTATTTAAAGATGAAGTTCGTAAGATTGGCCTTGAGTTAGGTCTTCCTTACAACATGCTTTACCGCCACCCATTCCCGGGTCCTGGTCTAGGTGTTCGTGTTCTTGGCGAAATCAAGAAAGAGTACTGTGACTTGCTACGTCGCGCTGACGCTATCTTTATTGAAGAGCTTCACGCAGCAGACCTATACAACAAAGTATCTCAAGCGTTCACGGTATTCCTACCTGTACGTTCAGTTGGCGTAATGGGCGATGGCCGTAAGTACGATTGGGTTGTATCTCTACGTGCAGTAGAAACCATCGACTTCATGACAGCACATTGGGCACATTTACCATACGACTTCCTAGGTAAAGTTTCTAACCGCATTATCAACGAAGTTGATGGCATTTCACGTGTTGTTTACGACATTTCTGGTAAGCCACCAGCGACAATTGAGTGGGAATAA
- a CDS encoding ABC transporter substrate-binding protein, translating into MARYHLHLLILVIISAYFPLSAQEKTANDEDNKLIYMVLWRGCEEACTSFIASLKSNDLKTKIIQRDAKGDKSQFPKWVKEARELNADLIVTWGTSATLGMAGRINKEKKQDFITKIPLVFMIVSDPIGSGIIKSFAQTGRDNITGTRNRPDDIVYINAIRSYLPRFNKLGMLYNSNEPNSELKVKQIKDLAKSMNFVVIALPLALDMDGNPRKNDIAVKMEKLKSQEVDFIYMGSSSFLRSHQDLFTQSAMNRGIPVLSPYHNTVTDSHALLSVAARYKDIGQLAANQALLILKEGKKPGDIPVRSVSHYSYLINMKVARRLSIYPSVEILQFAHLID; encoded by the coding sequence ATGGCTCGTTATCATCTGCATCTTTTGATACTAGTTATTATCAGTGCATACTTTCCTTTATCTGCGCAAGAAAAGACGGCTAATGATGAAGATAACAAACTGATTTATATGGTGCTTTGGAGAGGCTGTGAAGAAGCATGTACCTCGTTCATTGCGTCCCTAAAAAGCAATGACTTAAAAACCAAGATCATTCAGAGAGACGCGAAAGGCGATAAGTCTCAATTCCCAAAGTGGGTCAAAGAAGCAAGAGAACTCAATGCCGACCTTATTGTCACTTGGGGAACGAGCGCGACACTGGGTATGGCTGGTAGAATCAATAAGGAAAAAAAACAAGACTTCATAACTAAAATTCCGCTGGTATTTATGATCGTTTCAGACCCTATTGGTTCGGGTATTATTAAAAGTTTTGCACAGACTGGTCGAGATAATATCACTGGAACTCGAAACAGACCTGATGACATCGTTTATATAAACGCGATTCGCTCCTATCTTCCGAGGTTTAATAAGCTTGGCATGCTTTACAATAGTAATGAGCCAAATTCAGAGCTAAAAGTAAAACAAATTAAAGATCTCGCAAAGAGCATGAATTTTGTAGTGATAGCACTTCCTCTCGCTCTCGATATGGATGGTAATCCCCGCAAAAATGACATTGCTGTCAAAATGGAAAAGCTTAAGTCTCAAGAGGTCGATTTTATTTATATGGGATCTAGTTCATTCTTACGAAGTCACCAGGATTTATTTACTCAATCAGCTATGAACCGGGGGATACCTGTTCTAAGCCCCTATCACAATACAGTCACCGATTCTCATGCATTACTTTCTGTCGCCGCCAGATATAAAGATATTGGCCAGCTAGCAGCCAATCAGGCACTACTCATTCTGAAAGAAGGCAAGAAACCTGGGGATATTCCAGTACGCTCTGTTAGCCATTATAGCTATCTGATCAATATGAAGGTAGCTCGAAGGCTGAGTATCTATCCGTCGGTAGAGATCCTTCAATTTGCCCATTTAATCGACTAG
- a CDS encoding MFS transporter, whose amino-acid sequence MAILWRSWFAFVTILAVILSTFSLLFCLQFNSTLSELIAHRLSVIAHTTATTFKSVTDLGLPLEMMNNAQAILNHAQETDDTIRDIHTFTPTGKIIYSTAQRPNTVINEHVLQTLHHADHQEWRLETQDTIFSGSSIYNRHYQLVGGIVLDYPKHNFNSNNQKLIIFVLFTSILIFCSFAIVSFVIFKLMLSKAIRGMRYLDTISKVLHSDRSRRPFSSRYVNHKKENFGLLAPIISSLDAQIEQANAHFNSTRIALTTHRKTHKRAQPPSGISLALPHKKDAPAIDESNLSETFAKKLLPLITLLLILAVAILGTLSIRYMSQFIEPEIINRTQLIGKTINSDIQRAVNAGIPISKIAGAEEYLSALIQDFKEVSYIGIFSDGNVIESGNKESSSFSATNIEQTDLQYIINYAERSVGRIIIDIDSHFIRKQFNEVYLDIFVIIIVTIMITFESMVVMIWRTVTSPIMKLHTLASQQALGDFSKFVISKSNNSFEHIMDVLSQRSFELYHLSQRRTLSSQPEYQYHLSARHDGQNQHYTVLTKPQLLTFSHLNDIRWPLFLFIVADELPLSFFPLFTRAAENPWDWVDQSIIISLPLVGYLIAIFICSPFAKRLTLLFGYKKLLLWAMVPAIFIQIGLYFSTSVTEIIFLRTLSGLGYAIATLTYQDYVIDMISPQRRTRSLGSFTAVLVGGIFCGTATGAILADRLGQHSVFLISSALVALACLLIIFLLPANTLSTVNRQHHEFKLSSIIHLVTNKRFFSFAVGIAMPCNVIMQAFIAFIVALYMNQLGATTAETGRTLMGYFLMTYFIAPASTKYSEHKVSPSNITIIGALITGIALLFAGIANTQQEFLLAVLGVGLGHGLVRSHQLPVLIQLTESSLAQISQYVVLGATRTIERGGSIIGLLIAAWLSGVIGYRSTIILLGTLSLCGVLLFSLTHLIEKPIHNGD is encoded by the coding sequence ATGGCTATATTATGGCGAAGCTGGTTCGCGTTTGTAACTATCCTTGCTGTCATTCTGTCTACTTTCTCGCTGCTCTTCTGTCTTCAATTTAACTCGACTTTATCTGAACTCATTGCACACCGGCTGTCAGTCATTGCCCATACTACAGCAACCACGTTTAAGTCAGTGACAGATCTTGGTTTGCCGCTGGAGATGATGAATAACGCCCAAGCGATCTTAAACCATGCGCAAGAAACTGATGACACTATCAGAGACATTCACACCTTTACTCCTACTGGAAAAATTATTTACTCGACCGCTCAACGGCCTAATACCGTAATTAACGAGCATGTATTACAGACACTACACCATGCAGATCATCAAGAATGGAGACTGGAAACCCAAGATACAATATTCAGTGGTTCTTCAATTTATAATCGCCATTACCAATTGGTTGGAGGTATTGTCCTTGACTACCCCAAACACAACTTTAATTCGAACAATCAGAAGTTAATCATCTTCGTTTTATTCACTTCAATATTGATATTTTGTAGCTTTGCAATCGTTTCATTCGTTATTTTCAAGTTAATGTTATCCAAAGCTATCAGAGGGATGAGATATCTGGATACTATTTCTAAAGTATTGCATTCAGACCGAAGCCGCCGCCCTTTCAGCAGCAGATATGTAAATCATAAAAAAGAAAACTTTGGGCTGTTGGCTCCCATTATTTCCAGTTTGGATGCTCAAATTGAACAAGCTAATGCACACTTTAATTCAACTAGGATCGCTTTAACCACACATAGAAAAACACATAAAAGAGCTCAACCACCGAGTGGTATTAGCCTTGCTCTCCCACATAAAAAAGACGCTCCTGCGATTGATGAAAGTAACCTCAGTGAGACATTCGCTAAAAAACTGCTCCCATTGATAACACTTTTACTGATACTTGCGGTTGCCATACTAGGGACGCTTTCTATTCGATATATGAGTCAATTCATCGAACCAGAAATTATCAATCGAACCCAGTTAATTGGAAAAACCATCAACAGTGACATACAGCGGGCCGTCAACGCGGGTATCCCCATCAGCAAAATAGCCGGGGCCGAAGAGTACCTGTCAGCACTGATTCAGGACTTCAAGGAAGTGTCTTATATTGGTATTTTTAGTGATGGGAATGTTATCGAATCAGGTAACAAAGAAAGTTCTTCTTTCTCCGCGACGAACATTGAACAAACTGACCTTCAATACATTATCAATTATGCTGAAAGAAGTGTGGGAAGGATCATCATCGATATCGATTCTCATTTTATTCGCAAGCAATTCAACGAAGTTTACCTCGATATCTTCGTCATTATCATCGTGACGATAATGATAACGTTTGAGTCGATGGTGGTCATGATCTGGCGAACCGTTACTTCTCCTATTATGAAGTTGCATACTTTGGCCTCTCAGCAAGCTTTGGGCGACTTTTCCAAATTTGTGATAAGCAAAAGTAACAACAGCTTTGAACACATTATGGATGTGCTATCTCAACGCTCATTTGAGTTATATCACCTGTCACAACGGCGAACACTTTCCTCCCAGCCAGAATATCAATACCATCTATCAGCGAGACATGACGGCCAAAACCAGCATTACACAGTACTGACTAAACCACAATTGCTCACGTTCTCGCACCTTAATGATATCCGCTGGCCTCTGTTTCTGTTTATTGTAGCCGATGAATTGCCACTTTCTTTTTTTCCGTTGTTTACCAGAGCGGCAGAAAACCCTTGGGACTGGGTAGATCAAAGTATCATTATCAGTCTTCCGTTAGTCGGTTACTTGATCGCCATATTCATCTGTTCCCCATTTGCCAAACGCCTAACGTTACTATTCGGCTATAAAAAACTCTTATTATGGGCCATGGTACCAGCGATATTTATCCAAATCGGTTTATATTTTTCTACCAGCGTTACAGAGATAATTTTCCTTAGAACACTGTCTGGGTTAGGCTATGCCATCGCCACCTTAACTTATCAAGATTACGTGATCGATATGATCTCCCCACAACGCAGAACTCGGTCACTGGGTAGCTTTACCGCGGTGTTAGTTGGTGGCATTTTTTGCGGTACGGCGACTGGCGCAATCTTAGCTGACAGACTGGGGCAACATTCGGTATTTCTAATCAGTTCTGCACTTGTGGCTCTCGCATGCCTATTAATTATATTTCTACTCCCTGCAAATACGCTATCCACAGTGAACAGACAGCATCACGAGTTCAAACTTTCTTCAATTATTCATCTCGTAACGAACAAAAGGTTCTTCTCATTCGCAGTAGGAATTGCGATGCCATGTAACGTTATCATGCAAGCTTTCATCGCCTTTATTGTTGCTTTATATATGAATCAACTGGGAGCTACCACAGCGGAGACAGGTCGCACACTAATGGGCTACTTTCTTATGACATACTTTATCGCCCCTGCTTCGACAAAGTACTCTGAACATAAAGTATCACCCTCTAATATCACTATTATCGGAGCACTAATTACAGGTATTGCACTATTGTTTGCAGGCATCGCAAATACTCAGCAGGAGTTCCTCCTTGCAGTATTGGGAGTAGGCTTAGGTCACGGTTTAGTTCGTAGTCATCAGCTCCCGGTGTTAATTCAACTTACCGAATCCTCATTGGCTCAGATCAGCCAATATGTAGTACTAGGCGCGACACGAACCATTGAGCGCGGTGGAAGCATCATTGGTTTACTGATTGCAGCATGGCTTTCCGGTGTAATTGGTTACCGAAGTACTATAATCCTGTTAGGCACTTTGTCACTTTGCGGTGTCTTACTGTTCTCATTGACACATCTTATTGAAAAACCAATACACAATGGTGATTAG
- a CDS encoding acetate uptake transporter, which produces MSTKLANPAPLGLMGFGMTTILLNIHNAGFFPLDSMILAMGIFYGGLSQVIVGIMCFKRGDTFGTTAFTSYGLFWLTLVGLIVMPHMGLPASPASFMGWYLALWGIFTGFMFIGSLCYPTAKQVVFGSLTILFFLLAARDFTGSELIGTIAGFEGIFCGASAVYFAMAQVLNNEFGREVLPVGKAKIARKVEAVAMA; this is translated from the coding sequence ATGTCGACAAAACTGGCTAACCCAGCACCGCTAGGTCTAATGGGTTTCGGTATGACCACGATTCTGCTAAACATTCATAATGCAGGATTTTTCCCACTGGACTCAATGATTCTAGCGATGGGCATCTTTTATGGTGGCCTTAGTCAAGTTATCGTTGGCATCATGTGCTTTAAGCGCGGTGACACGTTCGGTACAACTGCATTTACATCTTACGGCCTATTCTGGCTGACTCTAGTAGGTCTGATTGTTATGCCTCACATGGGACTACCAGCAAGCCCAGCGAGCTTCATGGGTTGGTACCTAGCGCTATGGGGTATCTTTACTGGCTTTATGTTCATTGGCTCTCTTTGCTACCCAACAGCAAAACAGGTTGTGTTTGGTTCTCTGACTATTCTGTTCTTCTTGCTTGCCGCGCGCGATTTCACTGGTAGCGAGCTGATCGGTACAATTGCTGGCTTTGAAGGTATTTTCTGTGGTGCTAGTGCGGTTTACTTCGCAATGGCTCAAGTACTAAACAATGAGTTTGGTCGTGAAGTTCTACCTGTTGGCAAAGCTAAAATCGCTCGTAAAGTTGAAGCGGTTGCAATGGCTTAA